From Candidatus Angelobacter sp., the proteins below share one genomic window:
- a CDS encoding fumarylacetoacetate hydrolase family protein, translated as MAAIGRFQKGDDIFYAKVVDGELFRLQGDVFGSPSFEKKAVLSKGIKTLTPVSPSKVVAVGLNYADHARESGKPVPKEPLFWLKAPTSLLPDGGKIEIPFNHHRTDFEAELAIVVGRRIRNVTPAAAARYIFGYTAAQDVSDRTIQNSESQWARSKSFDTFTPLGPYVETKIDPHDLTIQLFQNGQLRQNSNTSQLIFNCYQLVSFVSTNLTLLPGDIILTGTPSGVGPIESGDRLEVRIQGLAPLVNTVK; from the coding sequence ATGGCAGCAATCGGGCGGTTTCAAAAGGGTGACGACATTTTTTACGCGAAGGTGGTTGATGGCGAACTGTTCCGCCTGCAAGGGGACGTGTTTGGATCCCCATCCTTCGAAAAGAAGGCGGTCCTGTCCAAGGGAATCAAGACCCTCACACCGGTCAGTCCTTCCAAGGTTGTCGCGGTCGGATTAAACTACGCCGATCACGCGCGCGAGTCGGGCAAACCGGTTCCCAAGGAACCGTTGTTCTGGTTGAAGGCGCCCACGTCGCTGCTGCCGGACGGCGGCAAGATCGAGATTCCGTTCAACCACCATCGAACGGATTTTGAGGCGGAACTGGCCATTGTGGTCGGCCGCCGCATTCGCAACGTCACGCCGGCCGCCGCCGCACGCTACATTTTCGGTTACACCGCCGCGCAGGACGTGAGCGACCGGACCATTCAAAACTCCGAGAGCCAGTGGGCGCGCTCCAAATCGTTCGACACGTTCACTCCGCTGGGACCGTACGTGGAAACGAAAATCGACCCGCACGATCTGACGATTCAACTGTTCCAGAACGGGCAACTGCGTCAGAACTCAAACACCAGCCAGCTCATCTTCAACTGTTACCAGCTCGTCAGCTTTGTCTCGACGAACCTCACCTTGTTGCCCGGGGACATCATCCTGACCGGGACACCCAGCGGCGTGGGACCGATTGAGTCCGGGGACAGGCTCGAGGTCCGCATCCAGGGACTGGCGCCGCTGGTCAACACGGTCAAATAG